From a region of the Haloferax volcanii DS2 genome:
- a CDS encoding PHP domain-containing protein produces MLSVELHSHSSLSYDGRDPIEYLLEQAVAVGLDALAVTDHDEIDASLEAAELAADYGLVGIPGMEVTCAAGHVLALGVEELIPAGLSYDETLDRIRDAGGIAVIPHPFQKSRHGVAPHISSAQLASADAIEIYNSRLLTGIANQRAERFAKRRNLPMTAGSDAHIAEMVGQAVTEVGTDTRSADAILSAVADGRTSVVGNKTPWRISFRQAAGGATRRLKHALTDLF; encoded by the coding sequence GTGTTATCGGTCGAGTTGCACTCGCATTCGTCTCTGTCCTACGACGGGCGGGACCCAATCGAGTACCTCCTTGAACAGGCGGTCGCGGTCGGCTTGGACGCCCTCGCCGTGACCGACCACGACGAGATAGACGCCAGCCTCGAAGCCGCGGAGCTCGCGGCCGACTACGGGCTGGTCGGCATCCCGGGGATGGAGGTCACCTGCGCCGCGGGCCACGTCCTCGCCTTGGGCGTCGAGGAGCTGATTCCCGCGGGACTGTCGTACGACGAGACGCTCGACCGCATCCGCGACGCGGGCGGCATCGCCGTCATCCCGCACCCGTTTCAGAAGTCGCGCCACGGCGTCGCCCCGCACATCTCCAGCGCGCAGCTCGCCAGCGCCGACGCCATCGAAATCTACAACTCGCGGCTCCTCACCGGCATCGCAAACCAGCGCGCCGAGCGGTTCGCCAAGCGCCGGAACCTCCCGATGACCGCCGGGAGCGACGCCCACATCGCGGAGATGGTCGGACAGGCAGTCACCGAGGTCGGCACCGACACCCGAAGCGCCGACGCCATCCTCTCGGCCGTCGCCGACGGGCGAACCAGCGTCGTCGGCAACAAGACCCCGTGGCGCATCTCGTTCCGGCAGGCCGCGGGCGGCGCGACCCGACGCCTGAAACACGCTCTGACGGACCTGTTCTGA
- a CDS encoding TrkH family potassium uptake protein: protein MPRRGRTVSGWPADLAVIGRDVGSLLAMESALMTASVLVAVGFREWYAALAFLAAGGATAFVGLGARKAFADAPAPRMKHGMIIAAAGWFATAAFGSLPFFLTAHFAPQGVFTALVPAGVDYAQSSLVYFRDPLHALFESMSGWTGSGLTMGIHEPSLPRTIQWWRSLIQWVGGVGVIVLTVSILSRPGSGSYALYRGEAREEKIHPSVVSTVRTVWKIFVGYTLLSVVVLFVAIRASDYGATLPLWEVAWQALNHAMTGLSTGGFAVTDGSIGTYDSPLIETVLLPIMALGAIAFPVHYAILKNRDVDRLWGDLQTRWLLVLFAVGAVALAVQNLVSLPATAGSAFVETADYFGLAGVAGGPESDAVRDAAFHWVSALTCTGFQAAPLGAWSDGGKILLSGAMTLGGAAGSTVGGIKIIRGYTISRGIRWQFSRVFLPESAIVNIEMNGRRLSRTEMDREFSEAAIVSMLWVLLLVGSSVLLVNLAGPEFTYADALFEVASAQGNVGISTGITGPWMNPWAETMFLFNMWVGRLEIIPVLVFARSAIYGLNP from the coding sequence ATGCCCCGCCGCGGACGGACCGTCTCGGGGTGGCCCGCCGACCTCGCGGTCATCGGCCGCGACGTGGGGTCGCTCCTCGCCATGGAGTCGGCCCTGATGACCGCCTCGGTCCTCGTCGCGGTCGGCTTCCGCGAGTGGTACGCCGCGCTCGCGTTCCTCGCCGCCGGGGGCGCGACGGCGTTCGTCGGGCTAGGCGCGCGAAAGGCGTTCGCGGACGCCCCCGCGCCCCGGATGAAACACGGGATGATAATCGCCGCCGCGGGCTGGTTCGCCACGGCCGCCTTCGGGTCGCTTCCCTTCTTCCTCACGGCGCACTTCGCCCCGCAGGGCGTCTTCACGGCGCTCGTGCCCGCCGGCGTCGACTACGCCCAGTCGAGTCTCGTCTACTTCCGCGACCCGTTGCACGCCCTGTTCGAGAGCATGAGCGGCTGGACCGGAAGCGGGCTGACGATGGGCATCCACGAGCCGTCGCTTCCCCGGACGATTCAGTGGTGGCGCTCGCTCATCCAGTGGGTCGGCGGCGTGGGCGTCATCGTCCTCACCGTCTCCATCCTCTCGCGGCCCGGAAGCGGGAGCTACGCGCTGTACCGCGGCGAGGCCAGAGAGGAGAAGATTCACCCGAGCGTCGTCTCGACGGTCCGGACGGTCTGGAAGATTTTCGTCGGCTACACGCTCCTGTCGGTGGTCGTCCTCTTCGTCGCCATCCGCGCCAGCGACTACGGGGCGACGCTCCCGCTGTGGGAGGTCGCGTGGCAGGCGCTCAATCACGCGATGACGGGGCTTTCGACCGGCGGATTCGCCGTCACCGACGGCTCCATCGGCACGTACGACTCGCCGCTCATCGAGACGGTGCTGCTCCCCATCATGGCGCTGGGGGCAATCGCCTTCCCCGTCCACTACGCCATCCTGAAGAACCGCGACGTCGACCGCCTCTGGGGCGACCTCCAGACGCGCTGGCTCCTCGTCCTCTTCGCGGTCGGCGCGGTTGCGCTCGCCGTCCAGAACCTCGTCAGCCTCCCGGCGACCGCGGGGTCGGCGTTCGTCGAGACCGCGGACTACTTCGGACTCGCCGGCGTCGCCGGCGGACCGGAGTCGGACGCCGTCCGCGACGCCGCGTTCCACTGGGTGAGCGCGCTCACCTGCACCGGCTTTCAGGCCGCGCCGCTCGGCGCGTGGTCAGACGGCGGGAAGATTCTGCTGTCGGGGGCGATGACCCTCGGCGGGGCCGCCGGGTCGACCGTCGGCGGCATCAAAATCATCCGCGGCTACACCATCTCCCGCGGCATCCGCTGGCAGTTCTCCCGCGTCTTCCTCCCCGAGAGCGCGATCGTCAATATCGAGATGAACGGCCGCCGGCTCTCGCGGACCGAGATGGACCGCGAGTTCTCCGAAGCGGCCATCGTCTCGATGCTCTGGGTGCTGCTGCTCGTCGGGTCGAGCGTCCTCCTCGTGAACCTCGCCGGGCCGGAGTTCACCTACGCCGACGCGCTGTTCGAAGTCGCGTCCGCGCAGGGGAACGTCGGCATCTCGACGGGCATCACCGGCCCGTGGATGAATCCGTGGGCGGAGACGATGTTCCTCTTTAACATGTGGGTCGGCCGCCTCGAAATCATCCCGGTGTTGGTGTTCGCCCGGTCGGCAATCTACGGGCTGAACCCCTGA
- a CDS encoding potassium channel family protein, translating to MYIIVVGAGNIGTPLIEIATEGGNEVVVVERDEAKAEAAAATFDCLVLNDDATVKQTLDEAGADRADAIITTTDKDATNIMVCLLAKELDIPDIVSVVHNPEHMSLYRQIGVNTMENPQRLIAEYLYRAVKRPSIVDYMRIGEHAEVFEIRVDEDAPITGMTIQEAAQENLLDGDTLIVAVEREGDDDPVTPRGNTAIGAGDLLTVYSAKGATPEVTDVFGHYEDH from the coding sequence ATGTACATCATCGTCGTCGGCGCGGGCAACATCGGCACGCCGCTCATCGAAATCGCTACCGAGGGCGGCAACGAGGTCGTCGTCGTCGAGCGCGACGAGGCGAAGGCCGAGGCGGCCGCCGCGACGTTCGACTGTCTCGTCCTCAACGACGACGCCACGGTCAAACAGACGCTCGACGAGGCCGGCGCGGACCGCGCCGACGCCATCATCACGACGACCGACAAGGACGCGACCAACATCATGGTCTGTCTGTTGGCGAAGGAACTCGACATCCCCGACATCGTCTCGGTCGTCCACAACCCCGAGCACATGAGCCTCTACCGCCAAATCGGCGTCAACACGATGGAGAACCCCCAGCGGCTCATCGCGGAGTACCTCTACCGCGCGGTCAAGCGCCCCTCTATCGTCGACTACATGCGCATCGGTGAGCACGCCGAGGTGTTCGAAATCCGCGTCGACGAGGACGCGCCGATAACCGGGATGACGATTCAGGAGGCGGCCCAAGAGAACCTCCTCGACGGCGACACGCTCATCGTCGCCGTCGAGCGCGAGGGCGACGACGACCCCGTGACGCCCCGCGGGAACACCGCCATCGGCGCGGGCGATCTCCTGACGGTCTACTCCGCGAAGGGCGCGACGCCCGAGGTGACTGACGTGTTCGGCCACTACGAGGACCACTGA
- a CDS encoding transcription initiation factor IIB: protein MRNENTKDTEQTDTEREQTPTCPECGSESLVSDTEHGETVCDDCGLVVEEDEIDHGPEWRAFNSSEKDEKSRVGAPTTNMMHDKGLSTNIGWQNKDAYGRSLSSRQREKMQRLRTWNERFRTRDSKERNLKQALGEIDRMASALGLPDNVRETASVIYRRALDDDLLPGRSIEGVATSALYAAARMAGTPRSLDEITSVSRVEKDEIARTYRYVVRELSLEIKPADPEQYVPRFASDLGLSDESERRARQLLKNAKEQGVHSGKSPVGLAAAAVYAASLLTNEKVTQNEVSEVANISEVTIRNRYHELLEAEEQVQLP from the coding sequence GTGCGCAACGAGAATACGAAAGATACCGAGCAGACCGACACCGAGCGGGAGCAGACGCCCACGTGCCCCGAATGCGGCTCGGAGAGCCTCGTCTCCGACACCGAACACGGTGAGACGGTCTGCGACGACTGTGGGCTCGTCGTCGAGGAAGACGAGATCGACCACGGCCCCGAGTGGCGCGCGTTCAACTCCTCGGAGAAAGACGAGAAATCCCGCGTCGGCGCGCCCACGACGAACATGATGCACGACAAGGGGCTGTCGACCAACATCGGTTGGCAGAACAAAGACGCCTACGGGCGCTCGCTGTCGTCCCGCCAGCGCGAGAAGATGCAACGGCTTCGCACGTGGAACGAGCGATTCCGCACCCGCGACTCCAAGGAGCGCAACCTCAAGCAGGCGCTCGGTGAAATCGACCGCATGGCCTCGGCGCTCGGCCTTCCGGACAACGTCCGCGAGACCGCCTCGGTCATCTATCGCCGCGCGCTCGACGACGACCTGCTGCCCGGTCGCTCCATCGAGGGCGTCGCCACGTCGGCGCTGTACGCCGCCGCACGGATGGCCGGCACCCCGCGCTCGCTCGACGAGATTACGAGCGTCTCGCGCGTCGAGAAGGACGAAATCGCCCGCACCTACCGCTACGTCGTCCGCGAACTCTCGCTCGAAATCAAGCCCGCCGACCCCGAGCAGTACGTCCCGCGGTTCGCCAGTGACCTCGGCCTCTCCGACGAGTCCGAGCGGCGCGCCCGACAGCTCTTGAAGAACGCCAAAGAACAGGGAGTCCACTCGGGCAAGTCGCCGGTCGGCCTCGCCGCCGCCGCCGTCTACGCGGCCTCGCTTCTCACCAACGAGAAGGTGACGCAAAACGAGGTCTCCGAGGTCGCCAACATCTCCGAGGTCACCATCCGCAACCGCTACCACGAACTCCTCGAAGCCGAAGAGCAGGTCCAACTGCCCTAA
- a CDS encoding asparagine synthase C-terminal domain-containing protein, whose amino-acid sequence MRGASPDLVRRALAERDPLPGTAGFAGELDGRLVRDVLGRQPLFSERADPAKWSFDHRDLDDPVAVPAGRARQTAGEAAGDDERVWSLPDPPAATDRDAALDRVRDAVFESVRSVDDDGLAVAFSGGVDSAVVAAGVPDAPCYVAGFEGSHDVAAAREAAAAMDRDLTVVELTHEALERAVPEIVAALGRTTPMDVQIVLPLYLLAERVAADGYDRLAVGQGADELFGGYAKVQKAPDDPRVEADTVRGAAREMILTLPDQLERDLLVLRAAGVDPVAPLLHDRVVSAALPLPEEFLVDGDRRKVALREAASGVLPESVAEADKKAVQYGTYASRELDRLARQAGFKRRMENHVQQYVESLVE is encoded by the coding sequence ATGCGCGGCGCGTCTCCCGACCTCGTCCGGCGCGCCCTCGCCGAGCGCGACCCGCTTCCCGGAACTGCGGGCTTCGCGGGCGAACTCGACGGCCGACTCGTCCGAGACGTGCTCGGTCGCCAGCCGCTCTTCTCCGAGCGCGCCGACCCCGCGAAGTGGTCGTTCGACCACCGCGACCTCGACGACCCGGTCGCCGTCCCCGCGGGCCGCGCCCGCCAGACGGCCGGTGAAGCCGCCGGCGACGACGAACGCGTCTGGTCGCTTCCCGACCCGCCGGCCGCCACCGACCGCGACGCCGCGCTCGACCGCGTCCGCGACGCGGTCTTCGAATCGGTCCGGTCGGTGGACGACGACGGCCTCGCCGTGGCCTTCTCCGGCGGCGTCGATTCGGCGGTCGTCGCGGCCGGCGTCCCCGACGCCCCCTGTTACGTCGCCGGTTTCGAGGGCTCTCACGACGTGGCCGCCGCCCGCGAGGCCGCCGCCGCGATGGACCGCGACCTCACCGTGGTCGAACTCACCCACGAGGCGCTCGAACGCGCCGTCCCGGAAATCGTCGCCGCGCTCGGCCGAACGACCCCGATGGACGTGCAAATCGTTCTGCCCCTGTACCTGCTCGCAGAGCGAGTCGCCGCGGACGGTTACGACCGTCTCGCGGTCGGACAGGGCGCGGACGAACTGTTCGGCGGCTACGCCAAAGTCCAGAAAGCCCCCGACGACCCGCGCGTCGAGGCCGACACCGTCCGCGGGGCCGCCCGCGAGATGATTCTCACGCTCCCCGACCAGCTCGAACGCGACCTGCTCGTGCTCCGCGCCGCCGGGGTCGACCCCGTCGCGCCGCTCCTCCACGACCGGGTTGTCTCGGCTGCGCTCCCGCTCCCCGAAGAGTTCCTCGTGGACGGCGACCGGCGGAAGGTCGCGCTCAGGGAGGCCGCGAGCGGCGTGCTCCCCGAGTCGGTCGCGGAAGCGGACAAGAAGGCGGTCCAGTACGGCACCTACGCCTCGCGCGAACTCGACCGGCTCGCGCGGCAGGCGGGGTTCAAGCGGCGGATGGAGAACCACGTCCAGCAGTACGTCGAATCGCTCGTGGAGTAG
- the gatA gene encoding Asp-tRNA(Asn)/Glu-tRNA(Gln) amidotransferase subunit GatA — protein MSLNAFITKETLDGSDDGPLAGKSVAVKDNISTEGLRTTCGSAMLEDYVPPYDATVVELLKDAGATIVGKANMDEFGMGTTTETSAFGPTKNPVDESRVPGGSSGGSAAAVAAGEADLALGTDTGGSIRCPAAFCGVVGIKPTYGLVSRYGLVAYANSLEQIGPIAPTVEGAAALLDVIAGPDDRDGTTRDAGTDSNYAAAADGDVEGLTIGVPTEFVEGADEGVEEAFWAALDELEAQGAEYREVSMPSVEKAVAAYYVIAMSEASSNLARFDGVRYGKSGGYDGNWNEAFARAREDGFGSEVKRRILLGTYALSAGYHDKYYAKAQDARAWVKQDFDEAFEDVDVVASPTMPVPPFELGESLDDPLQMYLADANTVPVNLANLPAISVPAGETDGLPVGLQLIGPKFGEETIVRAASAVEN, from the coding sequence ATGTCGCTGAACGCCTTCATCACGAAAGAGACGCTCGACGGCTCCGACGACGGCCCGCTCGCGGGCAAGTCCGTCGCCGTCAAGGACAACATCTCCACGGAGGGGCTGCGGACGACCTGCGGCTCCGCGATGCTCGAAGACTACGTCCCGCCGTACGACGCGACCGTCGTCGAACTCCTGAAGGACGCCGGCGCGACCATCGTCGGCAAGGCCAACATGGACGAGTTCGGCATGGGAACGACGACCGAGACCTCCGCGTTCGGCCCGACGAAGAACCCCGTCGACGAGTCCCGCGTCCCCGGCGGCTCCTCCGGTGGCTCCGCGGCCGCCGTCGCCGCCGGCGAGGCCGACCTCGCGCTCGGCACCGACACGGGCGGCTCCATCCGCTGTCCCGCCGCGTTCTGCGGCGTCGTCGGCATCAAGCCCACCTACGGCCTCGTCTCGCGCTACGGCCTCGTCGCCTACGCGAACTCCCTCGAACAGATTGGCCCAATCGCGCCGACCGTCGAGGGCGCCGCCGCGCTCCTCGACGTCATCGCCGGCCCCGACGACCGAGACGGCACGACCCGCGACGCCGGTACCGACTCGAACTACGCCGCGGCCGCCGACGGCGACGTCGAAGGACTCACTATCGGCGTCCCCACCGAGTTCGTCGAGGGCGCGGACGAGGGCGTCGAGGAGGCGTTCTGGGCCGCGCTCGACGAACTCGAAGCCCAGGGCGCTGAGTACCGCGAGGTCAGTATGCCCTCGGTCGAGAAGGCCGTCGCCGCCTACTACGTCATCGCCATGTCCGAGGCGTCGTCGAACCTCGCTCGCTTCGACGGCGTCCGCTACGGCAAATCCGGCGGCTACGACGGCAACTGGAACGAGGCGTTCGCCCGCGCCCGCGAGGACGGCTTCGGCTCCGAGGTCAAACGCCGCATCCTCCTCGGTACGTACGCCCTCTCGGCGGGCTACCACGACAAGTACTACGCGAAGGCCCAGGACGCCCGCGCGTGGGTCAAACAGGACTTCGACGAGGCGTTCGAGGACGTCGACGTGGTCGCGTCGCCGACGATGCCCGTCCCGCCGTTCGAACTCGGCGAGAGCCTCGACGACCCGCTCCAGATGTACCTCGCAGACGCGAACACCGTGCCGGTGAACCTCGCGAACCTCCCCGCCATCTCGGTCCCGGCGGGCGAGACCGACGGCCTCCCGGTCGGCCTCCAACTCATCGGCCCCAAGTTCGGCGAGGAGACCATCGTCCGCGCCGCGTCCGCGGTCGAGAACTGA
- the gatC gene encoding Asp-tRNA(Asn)/Glu-tRNA(Gln) amidotransferase subunit GatC, producing the protein MSDTPVDADEVRHVAELARVDLDEDEVEEFAARFADILGYFDALDEVPEVDREDELVNVMRPDEVRDGLTQEEALSNAAETEDGFFKGPRVS; encoded by the coding sequence ATGAGCGATACGCCCGTCGACGCCGACGAGGTTCGACACGTCGCCGAGTTGGCGCGGGTCGACCTCGACGAGGACGAGGTCGAGGAGTTCGCGGCGCGGTTCGCGGACATCCTCGGCTACTTCGACGCCCTCGACGAGGTCCCCGAAGTCGACCGCGAGGACGAACTGGTGAACGTGATGCGCCCCGACGAGGTCCGCGACGGCCTCACCCAAGAGGAGGCGCTGTCGAACGCCGCAGAGACCGAAGACGGCTTCTTCAAAGGCCCGCGGGTGTCGTAG
- the purL gene encoding phosphoribosylformylglycinamidine synthase subunit PurL: MTLSDADRDLVVAELGRDPTPAEEILFENLWSEHCAYRSSRPLLSAFDSEGDQVVIGPGDDAAVVALDDDTYITLGIESHNHPSYVDPYDGAATGVGGIVRDTLSMGAYPIALADCLYFGDFDREHSRYLLDGVVEGIADYGNAIGVPTVTGSTSFHENYEGNPLVNVACVGLLSADRLVTAEAQKAGNKLVLVGSSTGRDGLGGASFASEDLAEDAETEDRPAVQVGDPYTEKLLIECNEALIDEDLVESARDLGAAGLGGASSELVAKGGFGAEIGLEKVHQREPNMNAFEILLSESQERMCYEVTPENVERVQELAARFDLGSAVIGEVAEGNYVCTFDGEPVVDVPPEFLAEGAPMNDLDSVDPEAAARDLPAFDLEDAFEAVVSDPNTASKRWVYRQYDHEVGLRTARRPGDDAALLDVPEADTKLAFTGGADPNWTSAAPYDGARAVAFENATNLAAKGASPLATVDCLNGGNPEKPDVYGGFKGIVDGLADMCRALSVPVVGGNVSLYNDSVSGPIPPTPTLAMVGKADGSSPGLSLSGEGDLFLVGHSGGALGGSAVLEHAGGSDAFPALPEDADAATAVETIQAVAADDSTVAVHDVSHGGLAVALAEMVTDEVGADVSVDDYVSLFEETPGRVVVETTDEAALRDLAGDVPVVELGTTTDDATLSVAVDGDEAAYDAADIADLRDVLARELD; encoded by the coding sequence ATGACGCTTTCCGACGCGGACCGCGACCTCGTCGTCGCCGAGCTCGGTCGAGACCCGACGCCGGCCGAGGAGATACTCTTCGAAAACCTCTGGAGCGAACACTGCGCCTACCGGTCGTCTCGCCCGCTTCTGTCGGCGTTCGACTCGGAGGGCGATCAGGTCGTCATCGGCCCCGGTGACGACGCGGCGGTCGTCGCTCTGGACGACGACACCTACATCACGCTCGGTATCGAGAGCCACAACCACCCCTCCTACGTCGACCCCTACGACGGCGCGGCCACGGGCGTCGGCGGCATCGTCCGCGACACCCTCTCGATGGGCGCGTACCCCATCGCGCTGGCCGACTGCCTCTACTTCGGCGACTTCGACCGCGAGCACTCGCGGTACCTCCTCGACGGCGTCGTCGAGGGCATCGCCGACTACGGCAACGCCATCGGCGTCCCGACCGTGACCGGGTCGACCTCGTTCCACGAGAACTACGAGGGCAATCCGCTCGTCAACGTCGCCTGCGTCGGCCTCCTGTCAGCCGACCGCCTCGTCACGGCCGAAGCGCAGAAGGCCGGCAACAAACTCGTTCTCGTCGGCAGTTCGACCGGCCGCGACGGTCTCGGCGGCGCGTCCTTCGCCAGCGAGGACCTCGCGGAGGACGCCGAAACCGAAGACCGGCCCGCGGTGCAGGTCGGCGACCCCTACACGGAGAAACTGCTCATCGAGTGCAACGAGGCGCTCATCGACGAGGACCTCGTCGAGTCCGCCCGCGACCTCGGGGCCGCCGGTCTCGGCGGCGCGTCCTCCGAACTCGTCGCCAAGGGCGGTTTCGGCGCGGAAATCGGCCTCGAGAAGGTCCACCAGCGCGAGCCGAACATGAACGCCTTCGAGATTCTCCTCTCGGAGTCCCAAGAGCGCATGTGCTACGAGGTGACCCCCGAGAACGTCGAGCGCGTGCAGGAACTCGCCGCGCGCTTCGACCTCGGCAGCGCCGTCATCGGCGAGGTCGCCGAGGGCAACTACGTCTGCACCTTCGACGGCGAACCCGTCGTCGACGTGCCCCCGGAGTTCCTCGCCGAGGGCGCGCCGATGAACGACCTCGACTCGGTCGACCCCGAAGCCGCGGCGCGCGACCTGCCCGCGTTCGACCTCGAAGACGCGTTCGAAGCGGTCGTCTCCGACCCCAACACGGCGTCGAAGCGCTGGGTCTACCGACAGTACGACCACGAGGTCGGCCTGCGGACCGCCCGCCGCCCCGGCGACGACGCGGCGCTCCTCGACGTACCCGAGGCCGACACGAAACTCGCGTTCACCGGCGGCGCGGACCCCAACTGGACGAGCGCCGCGCCCTACGACGGCGCGCGCGCCGTCGCCTTCGAGAACGCGACCAACCTCGCCGCGAAGGGCGCGTCGCCCCTCGCGACCGTCGACTGTCTCAACGGCGGCAACCCCGAGAAACCCGACGTGTACGGCGGCTTCAAGGGCATCGTCGACGGCCTCGCCGACATGTGCCGGGCGCTTTCGGTCCCGGTCGTCGGCGGCAACGTCTCGCTGTACAACGACTCAGTCTCCGGCCCGATTCCGCCGACGCCGACGCTGGCGATGGTCGGCAAGGCCGACGGTTCCTCGCCCGGCCTCTCGCTTTCGGGCGAGGGCGACCTGTTCCTCGTCGGCCACTCCGGCGGGGCACTCGGCGGCTCGGCGGTCCTCGAACACGCCGGCGGCTCCGACGCCTTCCCGGCGCTCCCCGAGGACGCCGACGCCGCGACGGCGGTCGAGACGATTCAGGCCGTCGCCGCGGACGACTCCACGGTCGCGGTCCACGACGTGAGCCACGGCGGCCTCGCGGTCGCGCTGGCCGAGATGGTCACAGACGAGGTCGGCGCGGACGTGTCCGTCGACGACTACGTCTCGCTGTTCGAGGAGACGCCCGGTCGCGTCGTCGTCGAGACGACCGACGAGGCCGCGCTCCGCGACCTCGCGGGCGACGTGCCCGTGGTCGAACTCGGAACGACGACCGACGACGCGACGCTCTCGGTCGCGGTCGACGGCGACGAGGCCGCCTACGACGCGGCCGACATCGCCGACCTGCGCGACGTGTTGGCTCGCGAACTCGACTGA
- a CDS encoding NUDIX hydrolase, translated as METTRHFTSTVYIVNDGAVALHRHERLGIRIPPGGHVDRDELPHEAGLREVREETGLDPELVDDTPSVPAPAGRALPQPRQQMLYDINVHGDGSVGHQHIDHVFYARVDARDIDPAPGEADPEVWAWYDESDLRESDIDPDTVQFALEAIEAVRADERER; from the coding sequence ATGGAGACGACGCGACACTTCACCTCGACCGTGTACATCGTCAACGACGGCGCGGTGGCCCTCCACCGACACGAGCGCCTCGGCATCCGCATCCCGCCGGGCGGCCACGTCGACCGCGACGAACTCCCTCACGAGGCCGGCCTGCGCGAGGTCCGCGAGGAGACGGGGCTCGACCCGGAACTCGTCGACGACACGCCGTCGGTCCCCGCGCCCGCCGGCCGGGCGCTCCCGCAGCCCCGTCAGCAGATGCTCTACGACATCAACGTCCACGGCGACGGCTCGGTCGGCCACCAGCACATCGACCACGTCTTCTACGCACGGGTGGACGCCCGCGACATCGACCCCGCGCCGGGCGAGGCAGACCCCGAGGTCTGGGCGTGGTACGACGAGTCCGACCTCCGCGAGAGCGATATCGACCCCGACACGGTGCAGTTCGCGCTGGAGGCTATCGAGGCCGTGCGCGCCGACGAGCGAGAGAGATAG